A segment of the Arachis hypogaea cultivar Tifrunner chromosome 5, arahy.Tifrunner.gnm2.J5K5, whole genome shotgun sequence genome:
taactACCCTTTGTCCCACAAATAAAGGGAACATGAAATATCAGGAAATGTTTATTTGCAATTTTCTAACAATTAATACATCCACTGTTTTATGTAGTGACTTCAGATACTCAGTGCTTGAGCACTATGATGAAGTGCATTGCGGTAAGACGTTGCTTTTTATTCGTCACAATTATTCATGGGAAATATATACTTTTGGTTGAGCTAACTAAGTATTATCTTTAGTTGACTCATGTTGTCAATTGTTCTTTAGTTCAATATATTTTAAATCATTCAAATCAGACACAGATGATGTATTCATGCCTCTTGACTCTGATCCATTTTATATTTTAAGCTTGGCGCTGTTGAGTTCCTATGTAAACCACTCTCTGAGGACAAACTCAGAAATATCTGGCAGCATGTGGTTCATAAGGTCTGTTAATGTTTTCATGTAAGTTTCTTACCATAATATGATTGAAATGGTTTCTGATGTGCTTGATCTCAAGCAGGCATTCAATGCTGGGGCAAGTGTCTTGTCCGAATCACTAAAACCGGTTAAAGAGTCTGTAGAATCCATGTTGCAGCTGCAAACAGAAAATGGACATCATGAGAGTAAAATTTCCATTGATTTAGAGAATATATCAAGGTTTAGTGATAATTACCATGAGCAGTCTGCCGGAAGTGATAAATATCCGGCTCCTTCGACGCCTCAATTAAAACAGGGAGCAAGGTTACTGGATGATGGTGATTGCCAAGAGCATACAAATTGCTCGAATGAAAAAGAAAGTGGGGAACATGAAGGGGAATCTAAATCTGTTGAAGCATCAAGTGAGAATTTGAATGAAGGTACTCAACCACAGAAACCTGAAAAAGAGACTCTAATTAAACAGGAAGAGGATTTTGTTGCTGATGGTTCCAATGGTGAAAGTACTGTTCCTTTGAATCCTCATGATAGAAGGTCTCTTAGAAGCACCAATGGAAATATAACATCTCCAAATAAAGCAGTGGTCCTTAGTGATACATGTCAAAACAAAGCTAACCGGAAGAAGTTGAAAGTAAGTGGCACTGTGACTAAGTTTTTCCCAACATTTTTATGACTGTGATAACTTTTGTTTAATTGTCAGTAATCTGGATATGTTGAATCTTTATCTCTTAGTCATTCAAATAAGATCATGTGCACAACATATGTCCATTTTGAGGAAAAGGTTTATAATGGAAACACAGAATTGTTAAATATGAACTGCTCTTTGATGGTAAGTAAGAATCTTCTGATCACATTTCAGACTGATATCTTTGAATAATTGAATCTCATTTCcatgttttaaataaatttaattgtcCTTGTGAAGGTGACATTCCTTGGAAGATTTGGAGCTCAAAGTAGTTAATGATGTATACATCCATAGAGAATTATTACACTTAATTGGACAAAAAAGGCATAGTTAGTTATCAAGCTCTTCAAGTTTTTTAACCGTATCATGCGAATGAACTGTTAGTTACTTGGTTTTGATTTCAGGTAGACTGGACTCCTGCATTGCACAAAAAGTTTGTGCAGGCAGTGGAACAACTAGGTATTGATCAAGCCATTCCTTCTCGCGTACTGGAGCTGATGAAAGTGGAGGGCTTGACTAGGCATAATGTGGCAAGCCATCTTCAGGTCATTAATTTTGTTGCTGGTAATAAGTATCATACTCTTTTCCAGAGCTGCAAATATGTTCATTTCTTTTTggataataaagaataaaaaagataaaaggaaagaatattaaatatttataccaTCCACTGTAAGATTTATTAGCAATTCTTTGTTGAACAGAAATACAGACTACATAAGAGGCAAATGATGCCCAAGGAAGAAGATCGAAGATGGCAAAATCAAAGAGATACGGTGCGCTGGAAAAGGCCAGTTATGGCCTATCCTCCACATCATTATAATCATGGCCTGTCTCCACCTCCTGTATATCCAATGTGGGGACAATCCGGAACTCAAACAACCGGTGCACAGTTTTGGGGACCTCCTGGTTATACCTGGTTGCAGCCTACAGAAAATTGGCACTGGAAGCCTTTTCCAGGGGTAATTTATTTACTTTCTTGGTTGGTGTGGGTTATAAGAAATTATGGATGCAGTTTGATACTGGAAAACTTGGTATTGCAGGTGCATGTGGATGCATGGGGTTGTCCAGTGTTGCCAGCTACTCAAGCTCCTTACCTTTCTTACACTCAAGTGAGTACTAGTGAAGTGAATAtatttactgttttttttttccaatgaTATTACTGAATGTTACTAAGGTAACCATATCTGCATAATTTTCTTTGTACTTCTAATTACATCTTTTCATTTAACATAGCATATGGCTGGATTGCACAATGGTAAATCAGTGGATTATAGATATGGCATGCCACCAAGTTCATTTGAGCATTATCCGGTAATAATGCATCTTTTACTCGTTGCATGTTATGAATCATGTTGTGATGACACTGTCTCTTGTAGCAAAAACACATGTATGGTTGTCTTATAAAGCATGTAGCCATCTTTCAAAATACTTTTTAGGGTGTTCATTTAGTTCGGAATCACGTGAGTTCTAGTATCGACTTTCCAATTGATGTTTGGGTTGTGTACATAAATGTCTTCACATGAAAGCAACCATGCAATCAATGCTTGAATATCAAATATCTCAGCTAATATGAACTCTTCCCTCACAGTGTGTGTTATTTGCATGCATGCAGGCAGATGAAGTTGTTGACAAAGTTGTAAAGGAAGCAATAAGCAAGCCGTGGCTACCGTTACCCTTGGGCCTCAAGCCTCCTTCCACGGACAGCGTGTTGGCCGAGCTCTCCAGGCAAGGCATATCCCCCATCCCTCTTGACTCTAAGGGCTCTAAACCCTGCTGACATGTGTAATCACTTGACAGACCCCACTAGATAGGAGAAATTTTCAAATGCTCTCAaaagtaaaagataaaaaaaagtactaataagaaaaaaagatattGCTCATGCTATTCAATGCTTaacattttagttattattgaAATGTGGAGTATTGAATAATTTAGGTTAAtaacttttttattcttttgggaGCATTTAAATTCTTTGGTGAGTAGTGTCCTTGAATGAGTCCCCTTTAGATATGGACCAAGGATATCAAATTCAAGTTCCCAAGTTGATTGGTCTAGTTATTCTGTGTTTCTTTTGGCAAGTTTTATCTCCAAGGTGTTCTCAACTGCCCTTGTATAATGGCTGCAAGTTGGAACCATGTATCGTGGTCCCGGCACAGCACCTACCCCTTATCCATGGAGTTGTCTCCCTCCCCGAGTTGTTGGTCGATGAAGTCGGGTCATACAACACCATATGCCACTTGGCAAAGCATGTTGGGAATGGAACCTCTCAAGTGAAGATTTCTGGTCATGTTTTTATTGTATGTAGATTTTCATGATCTAGAATGAATCTTTGTAAACATAGTTTTAACCAATGATGAGTAGGTAAAACCTTACATGCAGTTgtattcatgtgaagttgatagttggaaatgttagatgatttgacaagtttgactaaattattatctaacgattttcaattatcaactttataAGAAGACAATTGTATGTGAGACTCCACGCGTACAAGAAGAACACAGAAAAAAGGTGTATGTTGAAGATGTGAACTGGCCACGTTTGTTGAAGATGTCTGTGGTTGTAAATAGACCCTTATGGCTGCTGATAAATCTAACAATAATGATGACATTGATGGAGAAGTGGTGAGAGTTTCTGATTTGTGAAATGTACACTTCATGGGGCCATAAGGTTTTTATTATTATGGTGataagtagtgtgtatgttggtGTAGTTGGGTATCCGGGGCCTCATGAACAGAGGTACCTAATAAAGTAAAAGTGGGGTTCATATCATTTTCATAGGATAGGATAATGTTTAATGTGAATGATAATAAAAGTCCAAGCTTTGACGCATGATTCTACCTTTCTTGTTTGTATGCAAAACTAAATTGAATATGTTAAAAGACGTGTTGCGAAAACCAACTTAGGTTGATCGAGTGGTCTGCTTTGTGCATGCAATAATTAATTAACTCTTAAATGAAATTTAGATTTAAGACGAATTAGTTATTGATCTATCGTATTGGATGGGACTTTACTAGGTAGATAATGGTTTttgtaaataatatgaataatgagttttaaaattggtccaataaaataaaaatatactatatctcaaattatccacctaaattttaatattaggataatCATCTGTATACTTAGTAAATTGAACATCTGATATATtcattgttcatattatttaatattttcattgtctatctATACTTTTCTTAATACTAAGGACAACAAAAAAAGAGACGTGTTGCTAAGGtctttgtattaaaattaaacaaaaatgaaaaagtgagaaaaaggaTTTTGGGGCTATGCTGTTTTTTCCTCATTTATAGTTTTCACAACTTTGAAAATGAGTTGTGCATGCAATTAAGGTTACCATATATGGTTAAATCTTAAAAGCGTGGCTTCTTAAGAATATAATACTCAAGTTTGTTTAAAGGGATGTGTTAAGGAAGCTCGTTTTTTGGGGTTtggacaacattcatgaaatacTTTGATGTTGGTATTGtggatttattttgttttacaaTTTTGTGACTTGTGAGACCTTGAATTCGCTTCAATTAACTGTTCATTAAATTGTTTTGCCTACCTATATGAATGAATAAGGTGGTTGACTTTTTGTtatatgactttttcttttaatgtttacctcataattttttaattgtattGCTTATTGTGTTACACTGTTAGTTTTTTAAAGGGTCCATTTTGTGGCTTAATTAAGATGAACTTTTGttataggatttaggatttaataTACTAAAAGTCTTTCTAACCAAGTTTATTAGATTCaccataaaaaaatccaaaaaacaaaCACACCAAATTTATTAGAGTGAGATATTATAATCTCTTTTATTCaacttttttctaaaataaaacgccttaaatatataaattgatcaaattattatcattaattatttctaattctcatcaagattttttaattttctttctattCAATTTTCAATGTGATTAAATTAAAATGCTTTCATTTATATTGACATCTATTCTATGTACATATCCCTACAAAACTAACCAATGCTATTTTTTAAGATAATTCTAGtcatcaaactttaaatttttatcatCAATTATACTCGTAAGGTTCTTTATTAAATTGTgtcatttatgtttttttttttatatcaactTGGCCATAATATAGCGTTCtacacattttttttctttactttttctattttaatatccTTATACTTCCTATATAACTATTTATGCTTAACCCGGAGAACATAATATTTAATTCGGTTCCATTATACATCTAAATATTTTTGTCAACTAAATTTGTTCAAATCTGACGAAAACTACTCAAACAATGTTGATTTAGTATATTGAGTTTGTGtcttgatattgaattttataaaattaaattgatgccATATCAAAATTATCTTTATTACTCTTTTAACTTTCATAtatgtttttatattataattatttttattttatatgaaaaccTTTATTTAACGGTTATAATGGCTATTCtatagtataaaaaattatatgaagttgataaaaatataacaactttttgtaaaataatttaattatttctaattacaAGTAATTTGTATTATATCTTATCATTAtgcaaaatatattaaaaatggcTAAATacttctgtttttttatttttgtttgcatCAGGGTATCCATCAAGTCGAAAGCCTAATGACTAATCCTTCGGATACTGCAGAGGCACACAAAGTGGGCGACCCTCCCAAGCAAGCAAGCTCCATTCCCATCCTTCGATAAGTATCAAATCCGGGAGAGATGGTTAAGGGACACAAACCCTAGTCTATCTGTGCCAACTTGCGTTGGTAAAATACTCCAACGACCTGGGTCCTCTTTGTTATTTCTTGTCATTCTTCTATCTCTTTACCAAATCTTctgttttaataatttatttagcaaacaagttctgatttttttttttttggtcatataAGTTCAGATATATTTAAGTCTTGATTTTTATAAAATACTTGGGCCAACCCTAAAACATGTACATCTTTAAAGTGTGGGCTGAATCTGGAGAGAAAAATGAGAATTACCAAGTACAGGTTGCGTAAATGAAATGAACAATGACAGGCCCAAATAAGAACACTATGTTAATAATTAGCCCAGATTTAAAGTTTCAAGCCCAACTAGAAGCTTGACGTTGTAAACAAGTAACCGCAAGAACAAAAAAGAGAAACTagattttactaaaaaaaaaagagagaaactaGAAACAAAATATGTTGTTGACAATAGAAATTTCCGGAACCGGAAGTCTAAAGTTGTTGACCGGTTGCTATATCTGAAAGAAAATTAAGAGAGGATAAAATCGCCTGATACAGAAGTTGTTAAAATTACCGTTGACCAAAAGTCAAAATGACCTGGATGCCCTTTCTTTATGTCTGGGCCTCTGTGCTCTGTGGGCCTTGCTAAAGTGAAAATGCCAGGGTGGCAGGTTTACTGAATATTAATAGGGTAAAGACTTGTTTATGTAAAATTAGTAGtaacaaattattaaaaaatttaataaatttgattaaattattatgtaattatcaattttatttaaaaacagtTTTCACCCATTTTCTGTTCTTCTTTCTtcgctttttcatttttttttttcactttgatgataaattaattaattaaggggTTAATTATGATTGTACTGTGTGTCTATGTCTATTCCTGTGGGCTGTGGGTTGATCCCAACTTCAATTCATTTTTCAAAGACTTGAAAGCTTTGCAGGTCCAAAATTGCTAGCTGTACAAGATCGTTAATTTCCTTCTGTAAGTTTACTGCTCCCAACTCAAAACCCtttcttgattctttatttcttgttccttccaatgAATTGTTAAAGCTGAGATTTTTTTTCTTGTGGTTGGGAATTGGGGTCGGTTGCATTGAATATTCTTAGTTGTTGTCTCCAAGTTAGGAACCTTTTTCGGTTTTTTCCCGTTGAAAATAAGATTGACTTACACGATGAAATTAGGAACTTCAACATTTGCAGCAAAATTGACCTCGCCAGACGGaaatagttttcttttctttattttcaaaatgttTAATATGATGATCACAGGGTTAAATTTTAGTGTAAATCAAAGGATGAATTTATCATCAATATTGTTAGTTTTTGTCTTTTTAGATAGAGTAAACTTTAAGGAGTATAAGTTAGCATAATCCTTTATAATTAAACTTGAAGTGCAGGTCTTATTGTTGCTGTGATAGTGTTTTCTGTGTACTACTAATCTAACACTTTGTTGAAAAATGcttttgtttttttggttttttctctGCAGAGAAGATATTGGGGGCATTGACCTCCCTCTTGGAATTCTGGTTTAGGGGTTGAACTACAATTTGTAGGTGTAGCCTGTAGAGGATGGCGTGTAGGGGATTCTGGGAGTGCCTTTTGAAGCTTTTGAACTTCTTCCTGACCCTCACCGGTCTGGCCATGGTTGGCTATGGGATCTATCTGTTGGTTGAATTCCTTCAAGCTCCGGATGATGCAGT
Coding sequences within it:
- the LOC112800410 gene encoding two-component response regulator-like APRR2 isoform X4; the encoded protein is MVCTANDLHGWKDFPKGLRVLLLERDSTSASEIRAKLEAMDYHVSTFYDENEALSEISNRLEGFHVAIVEVSTSSSQRGFKFLESAKDLPTIMTSDTQCLSTMMKCIALGAVEFLCKPLSEDKLRNIWQHVVHKAFNAGASVLSESLKPVKESVESMLQLQTENGHHESKISIDLENISRFSDNYHEQSAGSDKYPAPSTPQLKQGARLLDDGDCQEHTNCSNEKESGEHEGESKSVEASSENLNEGTQPQKPEKETLIKQEEDFVADGSNGESTVPLNPHDRRSLRSTNGNITSPNKAVVLSDTCQNKANRKKLKVDWTPALHKKFVQAVEQLGIDQAIPSRVLELMKVEGLTRHNVASHLQKYRLHKRQMMPKEEDRRWQNQRDTVRWKRPVMAYPPHHYNHGLSPPPVYPMWGQSGTQTTGAQFWGPPGYTWLQPTENWHWKPFPGVHVDAWGCPVLPATQAPYLSYTQADEVVDKVVKEAISKPWLPLPLGLKPPSTDSVLAELSRQGISPIPLDSKGSKPC
- the LOC112800410 gene encoding two-component response regulator-like APRR2 isoform X3, producing MVCTANDLHGWKDFPKGLRVLLLERDSTSASEIRAKLEAMDYHVSTFYDENEALSEISNRLEGFHVAIVEVSTSSSQRGFKFLESAKDLPTIMTSDTQCLSTMMKCIALGAVEFLCKPLSEDKLRNIWQHVVHKAFNAGASVLSESLKPVKESVESMLQLQTENGHHESKISIDLENISRFSDNYHEQSAGSDKYPAPSTPQLKQGARLLDDGDCQEHTNCSNEKESGEHEGESKSVEASSENLNEGTQPQKPEKETLIKQEEDFVADGSNGESTVPLNPHDRRSLRSTNGNITSPNKAVVLSDTCQNKANRKKLKVDWTPALHKKFVQAVEQLGIDQAIPSRVLELMKVEGLTRHNVASHLQKYRLHKRQMMPKEEDRRWQNQRDTVRWKRPVMAYPPHHYNHGLSPPPVYPMWGQSGTQTTGAQFWGPPGYTWLQPTENWHWKPFPGVHVDAWGCPVLPATQAPYLSYTQHMAGLHNGKSVDYRYGMPPSSFEHYPADEVVDKVVKEAISKPWLPLPLGLKPPSTDSVLAELSRQGISPIPLDSKGSKPC
- the LOC112800410 gene encoding two-component response regulator-like APRR2 isoform X1 — encoded protein: MILKLNLVLVDDLLLQTSEGMGLSDDAKPAMVCTANDLHGWKDFPKGLRVLLLERDSTSASEIRAKLEAMDYHVSTFYDENEALSEISNRLEGFHVAIVEVSTSSSQRGFKFLESAKDLPTIMTSDTQCLSTMMKCIALGAVEFLCKPLSEDKLRNIWQHVVHKAFNAGASVLSESLKPVKESVESMLQLQTENGHHESKISIDLENISRFSDNYHEQSAGSDKYPAPSTPQLKQGARLLDDGDCQEHTNCSNEKESGEHEGESKSVEASSENLNEGTQPQKPEKETLIKQEEDFVADGSNGESTVPLNPHDRRSLRSTNGNITSPNKAVVLSDTCQNKANRKKLKVDWTPALHKKFVQAVEQLGIDQAIPSRVLELMKVEGLTRHNVASHLQKYRLHKRQMMPKEEDRRWQNQRDTVRWKRPVMAYPPHHYNHGLSPPPVYPMWGQSGTQTTGAQFWGPPGYTWLQPTENWHWKPFPGVHVDAWGCPVLPATQAPYLSYTQHMAGLHNGKSVDYRYGMPPSSFEHYPADEVVDKVVKEAISKPWLPLPLGLKPPSTDSVLAELSRQGISPIPLDSKGSKPC
- the LOC112800410 gene encoding two-component response regulator-like APRR2 isoform X2, yielding MILKLNLVLVDDLLLQTSEGMGLSDDAKPAMVCTANDLHGWKDFPKGLRVLLLERDSTSASEIRAKLEAMDYHVSTFYDENEALSEISNRLEGFHVAIVEVSTSSSQRGFKFLESAKDLPTIMTSDTQCLSTMMKCIALGAVEFLCKPLSEDKLRNIWQHVVHKAFNAGASVLSESLKPVKESVESMLQLQTENGHHESKISIDLENISRFSDNYHEQSAGSDKYPAPSTPQLKQGARLLDDGDCQEHTNCSNEKESGEHEGESKSVEASSENLNEGTQPQKPEKETLIKQEEDFVADGSNGESTVPLNPHDRRSLRSTNGNITSPNKAVVLSDTCQNKANRKKLKVDWTPALHKKFVQAVEQLGIDQAIPSRVLELMKVEGLTRHNVASHLQKYRLHKRQMMPKEEDRRWQNQRDTVRWKRPVMAYPPHHYNHGLSPPPVYPMWGQSGTQTTGAQFWGPPGYTWLQPTENWHWKPFPGVHVDAWGCPVLPATQAPYLSYTQADEVVDKVVKEAISKPWLPLPLGLKPPSTDSVLAELSRQGISPIPLDSKGSKPC